TTTGGAAATTATTTATACCTTACGCCACATCGTATGCACAAGATTGAGCGATGGTTTATGAATTATGGCTCTTGGACAGTGACATTCGGATACTTTGTTCCAGGTATGCGGCATTTCATTTGTTATATTTCGGGGATGAGCGGGATGAGTGTTGAACGATATGTGTTGTTTGCTATACCCGGTGTAATCGTCTCCACGACCATTTGCTTGCTAATCGGTTATTTCATTCATCTACCTTTTTTCTAAGCAATCATGAGATGAACACCATGAGCATAGTTGATTCTTTATATCCAGAAACAAAACCGACGATGTCTTTTCTGTTAAAGAAATGACATCGTCGGTTTCGTTTATTCGTTTATACTAGTCGCCATAATGTAATCCATTTATATACCTTGATCCAATGCATACAGCTGACGATACCTCTCATTCGTAGCTACTAGTTCTGTATGTGTCCCGTTCATGACGACTTCCCCATCATCCATGAAAAGAATACGATCCATTTTTTCCATTCCCATTAAATGATGTGTGATCCATACGACCGTTTTATCTTCTAACGAGTGATGAAGCGTTTCGACAAGGGAGTGCTCTGTTACCGGATCCAAACCGACAGTCGGCTCATCCAAAATAACAACTGGCGTTTGTTTTAATAATATTCGCGCCAAAGCAATTCGTTGACGCTCTCCGCCTGAGAATCTTTGTCCTGTTTCTTCCATTTGAGTTTTCAAGCCTTCGGGAAGTGATTGCAAATACTCATATAAACCGACTTGTTCAGCTACCCGTTGTACGTCCTCTATAGTAGCAGACGCTTTACCCAATTTTATGTTATTCAGAACTGTTGTGGCAAAAAGATAAGGCTTTTGATTTAAGACGCTCATGATCTCATACATAGAGTCTCCATAGAGAGAGGCGGATTGTTCATTGACATGTACGTGTCCGCTTGTCGGCTGAACAGTGCCTAATAATAACTGTATAAGAGTGGATTTTCCTGCGCCACTCTTACCAAGTACTGCAATTTTTTCACCTGGTTGAATGACAAGTGAAATATTTCGTACCGCATGTTCTTGCTCACCTTCATAACGATAACTCACATCATCGAGGACTATAGACACTTCATCTACATCATCTAGCTCCAGTGCGATTTGATTCACTGTAGTGTTTTGCTTATGAATGTTGTCAATCCTTTGCAAAGATGCTTCATAAGCAGGTAATCGTTCGATCGCGAATGACACAGGAATCAAACCTTCCAAAATCGGCAACGTCACCAATGTAAATGCAGCAATATACGTAGGTGCCAATGAACCTGTTGCCGCTTGCTGTCCTGCCCAAACACCGACAACTAAAACTAGTAATCCAGAGAAAATTTGCAATTGCATCGTTCGAGATTGTTGCCAATACGCTAATTTTTTATCAATGGCATGGCTTGCATGACTTTCTTCTTTAAATGAAGCAAGAAATTGTTCTTTTCTCCCGCTGATGATCCAATCACGCAAACCAAAAATTCCTTCTGTCATTGTATTATATAATTGACTGTGAAGTTTTTTCGACTGCAGTTGATTTTTCTTCATTATATAAAGGGAAAGCATGGGATAAACAAATGTCACAATCGCCAGCAACACCGCCATAATAAGCGCAAATTTCCAATCATAGACCGCCAATACAATTACCGAAAAACTGAATAGAAATAAACCGATGACCGTAGGAAATAGCGTACGAATATACACATCTTGTAAATGTTCAATATCATCCGCTAGCGCCCCAAGTAAATCGCCCGTTTGAAAACGGGAACGAATGAATAATGCTTGTGGCTCGAGTACGTGATATAGCTGGACGCGCATATCCGCAATAATCTTCAATACGGCATTGTGGCCGAGCAGACGCTCTACATATCGTAACGCTGCACGCGAAATACCAAATGTCCGGACTGCCACGATCGGAATATAAACGAGTAATATCGTTTCAGGCCTTTCCGATGTACGAGAAATTAAGTATCCTGATGTAAAAGTCAACATCGCAGCCGAAAGAATGGTCAATGTTCCGAGCAATATAGTCGATAAAATCGTTTTATTGTATTTACGGGCGTAGGGAAGTATATGTTGTTGGTACAAGTTCATACAGCATGCCCCCTTCCACGCGCTTCAAGTAAACGACAGTAAGCCCCGTCTTGCTGCAATAATTGTTCGTGAGAGCCCGTTTCCACCACTTTACCATTTTCTAGTACTACGATGGTATCCATTTCCTGCATCCAATGAATACGATGCGTCGCAAACACCACGAGTTTGTCTTCTAGAAGCGGTAACATCATTTGCTTTAATTCATGCTCTGTTTCAATATCCAAATGAGCAGTTGGCTCATCAAATAATAAAATTTGACGACGTTGCAGTAACGAACGAGCGAGCGCGATCCGCTGTTCTTCTCCACCGCTCAGCACCCTTCCACCCGCTCCGATCCGTTCTTCATAACCTGCCGGGAATGTTGCGATCAACTGATCCAGACCCACGCGCTCTGCCGCATCTTGTACTTCCTGCAATGTAGCATCTGGTTCATAAAAGCGGATATTTCCCATGACAGTATCCGGGAAAATCGTAGGATGCTGTGGAATATACGCAATTTGTTTTTGCCAATCAGCAGTAGCTAAGTGCGGCAATTCTTGTCCGTCTAGCACACAACTTCCATCAGTCGGTAGTGTGAAACCTGATAAAACATCAATAAGTGTTGATTTTCCTGCCCCTGAATGACCAATAACGCCTACTTTTGTGAATCCATGTAGTTCTAAGTCCAACCCTTCAAATATAGTTTGTTCATCGATTTTGACTTGAACATTTCGTAACGCCATCTTTGCCTCGTCGTTCCAAGCGGCAATCGGTGAAACAATCACTGGCTGAACGGTTGTTTCCTCTTCCAAGATATTGTGAATTTGTAAGCTTGCATCCTTGCCATCAGCTGTCGCGTGGAAGTCGTTCCCTAACTCTCTAACAGGAGAGAAAAACTCAGGCGCCAAAATCAAAATAGCAAGAGACGGTTCAAGTAGAATTTGTCCGTTGATCAATCGCAGACCGAGTTCAACCGCCACTACCGCTACAGATAGACTTGCAAAGAAATCCAATGAAAACGAAGACAGGAACGCATAACGCAACGAACGATTCGTCGCCACACGATATTTATTACTGACTATCGCAATGGATTGCTCATGCGCTCGGCTTCGTCCTAAATATTTCAACGTCACAATCCCCCGTAACGAATCGACAAAGTGCCGAGATAATAAACGGTACGTATCCATTTGTTCATCAATTTTCTTCTTCGAAACCAATCCAATGAGTATTAAGAAAATGATTAGAATCGGCAACACTATAATAAGTGTCACAGCCGACATGATATCTAATGTAAAGACATATACCACAATGACAAACGGAACAATAGCCATCGCTAACGTCCGCGGTATTAGCAATTCTAGATACTTTCTGAACTTCGGGACGCCTTCCAAACCAAGTGTCACCAAATGTCCAGACCCATATTTCCCAACTACTTGAGGACCTAGATCAAAGATTTTCTTCAGTAATTGTTGCTCGTAATCCTTTGCTGTTAAATCGGCGAAGCGATACGAAATACGCTCTTTTGCCCATTGAATTACATGACGCAAACTGTTTGCGACGACAAAAATCACAAATGACCGAAGTGCTTCACTCCAGTCTGCACCTTGGAACAATTGTGTAATGGCTTTCGCTAAAAAAATCGCTTGAATTACAATGGCGATGGATTGAACTACAGTAAGTAGTCCAATCAACACCATCACTTGTTTACTTCCTTTGTATTGAAGCAAATATTTATCCATTAGTATTCTAGATGCTCCTTATCACCTGTCAACCGTTTACGGAACACGTAATAACTCCAAATTGTATACGCCAAAACGATTGGCACCATAGTAAATGCTACGATTGTCATGATCTTCAATGAATAGTCTCCTGAAGCTGCCTCTGCAATCGACATATTAAATGCAGGGTCCATTGAACTGATCATCACATTCGGGAATAACGCGATGAAAATGCTTGCCATGATCATGATCAACACTAAACCAGTCATCGTAAAGCTCAGTCCTTCTCGCTTCGTTTTCAAGAAGAAGAACAGTAAACCGTATAAGACCAGCGCCAGACTATATAATGGGATCAGAATCGTACCATGATCTGTAAAGGCGTCTGTGTCCAAATACGTAAAGATGATAAACAAAACTAGGAATACTCCAGACAATGCATACACTTTACGTGCTGCTGCATTTGCACGCTCACGTAACTCGTCTACAGTTTTTAAGCCGATAAACAGCAAACCATGCAGATACGACAATAGGACAAATGTCACACCGCCAATAACTGTGTAGACATTGACGAAGTCCGTAAAGCTTGCATACATGTTCATATCTGCATCAATCGGTAATCCACGAATCAAACTCGTGAAAAATACGCCAAATAGGATTGGAGGTAAGATACTCCCAATGAATACCGCCCAGTCCCACGTCTTGACCCAAGCTTTGGAATCGACTTTATTACGAAACTCGAATGCTACACCTCGAATGATGAAGGCTAGCAACAAGACAACAAACGGTAAATAGAAACCACTAAAAGCGGTCGCATACCAGTGTGGGAATGCAGCGAACATCGCACCACCCGCTGTAATCAACCAGACTTCATTCGCATCCCACACAGGTCCAATTGTATTCATGACAATACGTTTCTCCAAATCATTACGCGCCAAGAACTTCGTACTCATTCCAACGCCGAAGTCAAATCCTTCTAAGAAGATAAATCCTATGAATAGGACAGCGATCAATATAAACCAAATATCACTTAATGGCATGTCCTGCACCTCCAGTTTCAAATGGATCTGTTGCCGATACATCCTCTTCCGGTTGTTCTTCGGGGCCACGCTGGATGAATTTTACGAACAATACGACCATGATGATACCGAGGATCGTATAGATGGTAGAAAAGGAAATAAGTGAAAATAGAATCTGCCCTGCTGAGACGTTTGGTGAAATCCCATCAGCTGTTTTCATCAGGCCATTTACTACCCATGGCTGCCGTCCCATTTCAGACATAATCCAACCAAATGAATTTCCTATAAACGGTAGGAAAATCCCCACTATTAAAATTCGTAAGAACCAAACGGACTCCATAATTTTCTTTCGGAACATGAGGAACAAACCAAGTGCGCCTAATCCAAGTAGTGTACCGCCTGTGATCACCATTATACGGAAGCTCCAAAATGTCGTTTTAACAGGCGGAAGATATTCTCCTTCCCCATGCTGGTCAATCATTTGTTGTTCTAATGCATTCATACCTTGTACTTTCCCTTTAAACTCACTGTATGTTAAATAGCTCAACATATAAGGTATATCGATACGCTTAGTTGTCTCTCTTTTTTCCACGTCAATCTTGGCAAACAACGTCCATGCAGCCGGATCACCGCTATCTTCCCATAGCGCTTCTGCCGCAGCCATCTTCATTGGTTGTGCATGCATCAAGTATTGAGCTTGAGCGTGACCTGTAAATGCAATACCGAGACCTGACAACATACCAACGACTAATGAAATCTTCAAAGACTTTTTAAAGAAGTCTACTTGTCTTTTCTTGATCAAATACCACGCACTGACACCGACAACGAAGAATGCGCCCGTAGCGAAACTTCCAAAAATCGTATGCGGGAACGCAACCCATAGTTTTTCATTCGTCAGCAAGGCGACTACATCATTCATTTCCGCACGGCCATTTTGTAGTACATAGCCTGTTGGATTTTGCATGAATGAATTAGCTGCCAAAATCCAGAATGCGGACATAACCGTTCCGATTGATACTAACCAGATACAAGCTAAATGTAATTTCTTCGGAAGCTTATTCCAACCAAATATCCAAATTCCGATAAATGTAGATTCTAGGAAAAACGCTAGTAAAGCTTCAATTGCTAGTGGAGCACCAAAGATATCCCCAACAAATCTAGAGTAAGCCGACCAGTTCATTCCAAATTGAAACTCTTGTATGATTCCGGTCACTACGCCGATCGCGAAGTTAATTAGGAAAAACACACTCCAGAACTTCGTCATTTTCAAGTACACTTCATCTTTCTTCACTACATACATCGTTTGCATGATCGCTATAATCAGTGCTAAGCCGATGGATAAAGGGACGAAAATGAAATGGAACAATGTAGTTGATGCGAATTGGATTCTCGCTAATAAGACTTCTTCCAACATTTTTGCTGATCTCCTTTCGAACTGTGTCTCTATTACCTAGAATAACGCAGAACAAAAATTAGTTCGTGAACTATGTACGATATTCCTGTTACAAACCTGCAAACTTATGACGAAACTGTCTAAAAGTTATGGCGGCTTTGTAACAACACGTGAAAAATGACGATTTGACTGAGTTTCGATGGTTTTTCTCTTACGCTTCGTGGTTTGTAGGCTGAGATTCCTGTTGGTAGGACGGATCCTTGGTTCATTATCGGGCGGATGACTATTTTGAGCGGGTAACGAGTATGATAGAGCGAGTGCTTTGTAAGTTTGAGCGTTTAGAAGAAGCTATAGAGCGGGTATGCATGAACTATGAGCACTTGACGAAAGTTATGAGCGTTTGAGCTGTTGTTATGATCATTTGCTAATTGACTAAGCACTTCATCCAATATGTCAATCTTCGAATATACAAAAAAAAGACCTACTCCCCATATAAGGAAGCAAGTCGTTTTAATTATAACGTATCTATTATTTTCATAACTTTATCGTAGTCAGGATGTCCTTTGTGAAGATAGATAATGAAGTGATCTATTTTTTTCACGGCCAACTGCTCTGTCTTACTTCCGATATACACTGGAAGATTGCCTGTCTCTTTTACTATTCCAAGGCGCTCGTCAGATGGATTCAGTTTATAAAGGTGTAATGGAAGTAACGCATCCCCATTGATCGTAACTATCATGCCACTTTCCGCATTAAACATATCAATCGCAGCTTCTGCTGGTTCACCTACTGTTAAACCCGCCTGTTCCAGCCGACTTACTACGTTTTGATATAACTCTTCGTCTGTCACAGCTGCCACAACGACTTCCTCTTCTTCTGGAGCTTTAGGAGTCAGTTCAGGTGTTTGCCCTGGTGGTGCTGTCTCTTCTTCATCACTACATGCGACTAATACT
This window of the Sporosarcina ureae genome carries:
- a CDS encoding DedA family protein; its protein translation is MEHLQEFIVQYGYLSIFFFLALGIFGLPMPDEVLVAFAGYLTSAGTFQFVFTIIFTLSGVMVGTLFTYMIGRKLGKPLIHRFGNYLYLTPHRMHKIERWFMNYGSWTVTFGYFVPGMRHFICYISGMSGMSVERYVLFAIPGVIVSTTICLLIGYFIHLPFF
- the cydC gene encoding thiol reductant ABC exporter subunit CydC; the protein is MNLYQQHILPYARKYNKTILSTILLGTLTILSAAMLTFTSGYLISRTSERPETILLVYIPIVAVRTFGISRAALRYVERLLGHNAVLKIIADMRVQLYHVLEPQALFIRSRFQTGDLLGALADDIEHLQDVYIRTLFPTVIGLFLFSFSVIVLAVYDWKFALIMAVLLAIVTFVYPMLSLYIMKKNQLQSKKLHSQLYNTMTEGIFGLRDWIISGRKEQFLASFKEESHASHAIDKKLAYWQQSRTMQLQIFSGLLVLVVGVWAGQQAATGSLAPTYIAAFTLVTLPILEGLIPVSFAIERLPAYEASLQRIDNIHKQNTTVNQIALELDDVDEVSIVLDDVSYRYEGEQEHAVRNISLVIQPGEKIAVLGKSGAGKSTLIQLLLGTVQPTSGHVHVNEQSASLYGDSMYEIMSVLNQKPYLFATTVLNNIKLGKASATIEDVQRVAEQVGLYEYLQSLPEGLKTQMEETGQRFSGGERQRIALARILLKQTPVVILDEPTVGLDPVTEHSLVETLHHSLEDKTVVWITHHLMGMEKMDRILFMDDGEVVMNGTHTELVATNERYRQLYALDQGI
- the cydD gene encoding thiol reductant ABC exporter subunit CydD produces the protein MDKYLLQYKGSKQVMVLIGLLTVVQSIAIVIQAIFLAKAITQLFQGADWSEALRSFVIFVVANSLRHVIQWAKERISYRFADLTAKDYEQQLLKKIFDLGPQVVGKYGSGHLVTLGLEGVPKFRKYLELLIPRTLAMAIVPFVIVVYVFTLDIMSAVTLIIVLPILIIFLILIGLVSKKKIDEQMDTYRLLSRHFVDSLRGIVTLKYLGRSRAHEQSIAIVSNKYRVATNRSLRYAFLSSFSLDFFASLSVAVVAVELGLRLINGQILLEPSLAILILAPEFFSPVRELGNDFHATADGKDASLQIHNILEEETTVQPVIVSPIAAWNDEAKMALRNVQVKIDEQTIFEGLDLELHGFTKVGVIGHSGAGKSTLIDVLSGFTLPTDGSCVLDGQELPHLATADWQKQIAYIPQHPTIFPDTVMGNIRFYEPDATLQEVQDAAERVGLDQLIATFPAGYEERIGAGGRVLSGGEEQRIALARSLLQRRQILLFDEPTAHLDIETEHELKQMMLPLLEDKLVVFATHRIHWMQEMDTIVVLENGKVVETGSHEQLLQQDGAYCRLLEARGRGHAV
- the cydB gene encoding cytochrome d ubiquinol oxidase subunit II; translation: MPLSDIWFILIAVLFIGFIFLEGFDFGVGMSTKFLARNDLEKRIVMNTIGPVWDANEVWLITAGGAMFAAFPHWYATAFSGFYLPFVVLLLAFIIRGVAFEFRNKVDSKAWVKTWDWAVFIGSILPPILFGVFFTSLIRGLPIDADMNMYASFTDFVNVYTVIGGVTFVLLSYLHGLLFIGLKTVDELRERANAAARKVYALSGVFLVLFIIFTYLDTDAFTDHGTILIPLYSLALVLYGLLFFFLKTKREGLSFTMTGLVLIMIMASIFIALFPNVMISSMDPAFNMSIAEAASGDYSLKIMTIVAFTMVPIVLAYTIWSYYVFRKRLTGDKEHLEY
- a CDS encoding cytochrome ubiquinol oxidase subunit I, producing the protein MEEVLLARIQFASTTLFHFIFVPLSIGLALIIAIMQTMYVVKKDEVYLKMTKFWSVFFLINFAIGVVTGIIQEFQFGMNWSAYSRFVGDIFGAPLAIEALLAFFLESTFIGIWIFGWNKLPKKLHLACIWLVSIGTVMSAFWILAANSFMQNPTGYVLQNGRAEMNDVVALLTNEKLWVAFPHTIFGSFATGAFFVVGVSAWYLIKKRQVDFFKKSLKISLVVGMLSGLGIAFTGHAQAQYLMHAQPMKMAAAEALWEDSGDPAAWTLFAKIDVEKRETTKRIDIPYMLSYLTYSEFKGKVQGMNALEQQMIDQHGEGEYLPPVKTTFWSFRIMVITGGTLLGLGALGLFLMFRKKIMESVWFLRILIVGIFLPFIGNSFGWIMSEMGRQPWVVNGLMKTADGISPNVSAGQILFSLISFSTIYTILGIIMVVLFVKFIQRGPEEQPEEDVSATDPFETGGAGHAIK